A region of Vigna radiata var. radiata cultivar VC1973A chromosome 10, Vradiata_ver6, whole genome shotgun sequence DNA encodes the following proteins:
- the LOC106775206 gene encoding uncharacterized protein At5g19025 isoform X1: MKTKMKMVQEEAEEVGLGMSRGMMVQCNVNNKNHSHSHNHNHSHSHSHSHSHSNNHNHNNVCNCKHSPSATLDLLILLLVLFSGAFLLSSYFSYIFHSLSLLLPSLPLSYLLPFFLFFALSLAAADFCCGPRSRRCQRSGCKGLKKAMEFDLQIHRFGSAPSPDASAEIDRLPWKGGTEANPDYECLRSELRKMAPPNGRALLLFRAPCGCPVAKLEASGPKKGKRHKRDSEQADCQLVILLWISGESLLLLCHMLCDMEEGLEHVFKLYPLNL; the protein is encoded by the exons atgaagacgaAGATGAAGATGGTGCAAGAGGAAGCGGAGGAGGTGGGATTAGGAATGAGCAGAGGGATGATGGTTCAGTGCAATGTGAATAACAAAAACCATAGCCATAGCCATAACCATAACCATAGCCACAGTCATAGCCATAGCCATAGCCATAGCAATAACCATAATCACAACAATGTCTGCAACTGCAAGCACTCTCCCTCGGCAACCTTGGACCTTCTCATTCTGCTCCTCGTCCTCTTCTCAGGGGCCTTCCTCCTCTCCTCCTATTTCTCATACATCTTCCATTCCCTCTCCCTCCTCCTTCCCTCCCTCCCTCTCTCCTACCTCCTccccttcttcctctttttcgcCCTCTCCCTCGCCGCCGCCGACTTCTGCTGCGGCCCCCGATCCCGCCGCTGTCAGCGCTCCGGATGCAAGGGCCTCAAGAAGGCCATGGAGTTCGATTTGCAGATTCACCGCTTCGGCTCCGCTCCCTCCCCTGATGCCTCTGCTGAAATTGACCGCCTGCCCTGGAAGGGCGGCACCGAGGCCAACCCCGATTACGAGTGCCTCCGCTCTGAACTCCGCAAGATGGCTCCCCCTAACGGACGCGCCCTCTTGCTCTTCCGGGCGCCCTGCGGCTGCCCCGTGGCCAAACTCGAGGCCTCCGGTCCCAAAAAGGGCAAACGCCATAAGAG AGATTCTGAACAAGCAGACTGTCAACTTGTCATACTCTTATGGATATCTGGTGAGTCACTGTTGTTGCTATGCCACATGCTATGTGATATGGAAGAAGGCTTGGAGCATGTATTCAAATTATATCCATTGAATTTATGA
- the LOC106776062 gene encoding serine incorporator 3, producing MSCCFSCCASLACGLCTSTASCISQKSARIGYCGLFGASLVVSWILREVGAPLLEKFPWIGASDTHTDEWYQVQAVLRVSLGNFLFFGFLALIMIGVKDQNDKRDSWHHGGWTAKIAIWLLLLVLSFFLPDVIILVYGFIAKFGAGLFLLIQVIILLDFTHSWNDAWVEKDEQKWYIALLAVSVGCYIAAFTVSGLLFIWFNPSGYDCSINIFFLVMTMILAFVFAIIALHPKVNGSLLPASVISLYCAYVCYTGLSSEPRDYECNGLNKSRAVSTGTLVLGMLTTVLSVLYSALRAGSSKTFLSPPSSPKFGESKPLIEEVEEGKTKKEEKEARPVSYSYSFFHLIFALASMYSAMLLSGWTSTSERSDLIDVGWTSVWVRIGTEWVTAALYIWTLSAPLLFPDREFA from the exons ATGTCGTGTTGTTTTTCTTGCTGCGCGTCTCTGGCCTGTGGTCTCTGTACCTCTACCGCATCTTGCATCTCCCAAAAATCCGCCAGAATCGGTTACTGCGGTCTCTTCGGTGCATCTCTCGTCGTTTCGTGGATACTCAGAGAAGTTGGAGCACCCCTTTTGGAGAAGTTCCCAT GGATAGGTGCATCCGATACCCACACAGACGAATGGTATCAAGTACAAGCAGTTCTTCGAGTGAGCTTGGGaaatttcttgttctttggtTTCCTAGCCCTTATTATGATTGGTGTGAAAGACCAGAATGACAAGCGTGATTCGTGGCACCATGGTGGTTGGACTGCAAAAATAGCGATCTGGCTTTTGCTTCTGGTCCTTTCATTCTTCCTTCCCGATGTTATAATATTAGTATATG GATTCATAGCAAAATTTGGAGCTGGCttgtttttattgattcaaGTGATAATCTTACTTGATTTTACTCACTCTTGGAATGATGCATGGGTTGAGAAAGATGAGCAGAAATG GTATATTGCTTTACTTGCGGTATCAGTCGGATGCTACATTGCAGCATTTACAGTGTCAGGTCTCCTTTTCATTTGGTTCAACCCTTCTGGATATGATTGTAGCATCAACATCTTCTTCCTTGTCATGACCATGATTCTTGCTTTTGTGTTTGCCATTATCGCCTTACACCCTAAG GTGAACGGAAGCTTGTTGCCTGCATCTGTGATTTCCCTTTACTGTGCTTATGTGTGCTACACGGGTCTTTCAAGCGAACCTCGTGACTATGAATGCAATGGTCTCAACAAGTCCAGAGCTGTCAGCACAGGTACCCTCGTTCTTGGCATGCTAACAACAGTGCTATCAGTGCTGTATTCTGCCCTTCGTGCTGGATCTTCCAAGACATTCTTATCACCACCATCATCACCTAAATTTG GAGAGAGCAAACCACTTAttgaagaagtagaagaaggaAAGacaaagaaggaggaaaaggaagCACGACCCGTTAGCTATTCGTATTCATTCTTCCACCTAATATTTGCCCTGGCTAGCATGTATTCAGCCATGCTTCTTTCTGGATGGACCAGCACATCAGAGAGATCGGATCTCATAGATGTTGGTTGGACCTCAGTATGGGTTCGAATCGGCACCGAGTGGGTCACTGCTGCATTGTATATCTGGACTCTCTCGGCTCCTTTGCTCTTCCCTGATCGTGAATTTGCATAG
- the LOC106775206 gene encoding uncharacterized protein At5g19025 isoform X2, which translates to MKTKMKMVQEEAEEVGLGMSRGMMVQCNVNNKNHSHSHNHNHSHSHSHSHSHSNNHNHNNVCNCKHSPSATLDLLILLLVLFSGAFLLSSYFSYIFHSLSLLLPSLPLSYLLPFFLFFALSLAAADFCCGPRSRRCQRSGCKGLKKAMEFDLQIHRFGSAPSPDASAEIDRLPWKGGTEANPDYECLRSELRKMAPPNGRALLLFRAPCGCPVAKLEASGPKKGKRHKRTQPSATLNGGDHR; encoded by the coding sequence atgaagacgaAGATGAAGATGGTGCAAGAGGAAGCGGAGGAGGTGGGATTAGGAATGAGCAGAGGGATGATGGTTCAGTGCAATGTGAATAACAAAAACCATAGCCATAGCCATAACCATAACCATAGCCACAGTCATAGCCATAGCCATAGCCATAGCAATAACCATAATCACAACAATGTCTGCAACTGCAAGCACTCTCCCTCGGCAACCTTGGACCTTCTCATTCTGCTCCTCGTCCTCTTCTCAGGGGCCTTCCTCCTCTCCTCCTATTTCTCATACATCTTCCATTCCCTCTCCCTCCTCCTTCCCTCCCTCCCTCTCTCCTACCTCCTccccttcttcctctttttcgcCCTCTCCCTCGCCGCCGCCGACTTCTGCTGCGGCCCCCGATCCCGCCGCTGTCAGCGCTCCGGATGCAAGGGCCTCAAGAAGGCCATGGAGTTCGATTTGCAGATTCACCGCTTCGGCTCCGCTCCCTCCCCTGATGCCTCTGCTGAAATTGACCGCCTGCCCTGGAAGGGCGGCACCGAGGCCAACCCCGATTACGAGTGCCTCCGCTCTGAACTCCGCAAGATGGCTCCCCCTAACGGACGCGCCCTCTTGCTCTTCCGGGCGCCCTGCGGCTGCCCCGTGGCCAAACTCGAGGCCTCCGGTCCCAAAAAGGGCAAACGCCATAAGAG